From Paenibacillus sp. PvR098:
ATCCCGGCAAAAATATGACAATGAAATGTAAAATCAGGAATTCGGGTCGTTCACATCATGCTCTTCCAAAAATTTAATGTCAAAGTCACCGGCAAGGAACTTCTTATGCTCCAGCAGCTTCAAATGGAAAGGGATCGTCGAGTGAATTCCTTCGATGGTAAATTCCGACAACGCCCGTTTCATACGTTGTATTGCCTCATCACGATCCGTGCCCCATACGATTAACTTAGCGATCATAGAATCGTAATGTGGAGAGATCGTATACCCTGGATACGCGGCGCTGTCCACACGCACCCCAAAGCCGCCCGGCGGCAAGTAGAATTGAATTTGGCCTGCTGATGGCATGAAATTACGCTCAGGATCCTCCGCGTTAATCCGGCACTCGATCGCCCAGCCGTTGATCTTAACGTCTTCCTGGGAGAAGGACAGCGGTGCCCCCTCTGCTACACGAATCATCTCTTTAATGATATCGATTCCCGTTATAAGCTCCGTGACCGGATGTTCCACCTGAATCCGCGTGTTCATTTCCATAAAATAAAACTGTCCATCGGTACCGAGCAAAAATTCAAGCGTGCCTGCGCCCGAGTATGCCACTGCCTTAGCCGCGCGCACGGCCGCTTCTCCCATCCGTTCACGGATTTCCGGCGTAAGAATCGGGCATGGCGCTTCTTCGACCAGCTTCTGGCGGCGGCGCTGCACGGAGCAGTCACGCTCACCTAAATGCACAACATTACCGTGCTTGTCAGCCAGAACCTGAATCTCAACGTGCTTCATTTCCGTTAGGTATTTCTCCAGATAGACCCCGGCGTTGCCGAATGCATTCTGAGCCTCCTGCTGAGCGGTGGTGATCTGTTGAATCAGCATTTCCTCGTTCTCAGCCAGACGAATTCCCTTACCTCCGCCTCCTGCCGTTGCTTTAATAATGACAGGATAGCCGATTTCCCGGGAGATCCGGATCGCCTCGTCCATATCTTCCACAAGCCCGTCCGAGCCCGGGATAACCGGTACGCCCGCGTCCCTCATCGTCTGCTTCGCTACAGACTTGTCGCCCATTCTGCTAATGGCATCGGGAGATGGTCCGATAAACGTGATGTTGCAGCTTTCGCAAATTTCCGCGAAATCCGCATTCTCCGCCAAGAAGCCGTAGCCCGGGTGAATGGCGTCCGTTTCCGTTAGCGTAGCCACGGTCATCAGATTCGTATAGTTCAGATAGCTGTCTTTGGAAGGCGTCGGTCCGATGCAATAAGCCTCGTCCGCTAAACGGACATGAAGCGACTCCCGATCGGCTTCCGAATATACCGCAACTGTAGAGATGCCCAACTCACGGCAAGCGCGAATAATCCGAACGGCGATCTCTCCACGGTTAGCAATCAAGATTTTATGAAACTTCAATGGGGTTCTCCTCCTACTTACTCCGGTTTCACCAAGAACAAAGGCTGACCGTATTCAACCAACTGGCCGTTCTCCACAAGCACTTCGACTATTTCACCTTTTACCTCGGCTTCAATCTCGTTCATCAGCTTCATCGCTTCGAGGATGCAGACGATGGTCTTCTCCTTCACTGCGCTTCCTTTTGAAACAAAAGGAGCCGCTTGTGGAGACGGCGATTCATAGAATGTGCCTACCATTGGAGATACGATTGTATGTAAGCCGGAATCGGCAGCGGCAGGCTTCTCGGTTGCCGGTATGTTAGCGGCTGCAGCAGGCGCGGAAGGAGCCGGTTGGGGTACGGCTGCTGGCGCATAAGCATGCGCAACAGGAGCGGCGGTGACGACGACCTGTTCGGTTTTATTCGGTTTCCGGATCAAAAGGCGGGAGCCTTCGTTTTCAATTTCCAGCTCTTGTAAAGAGGTTTGATCCACGAGCTTAATCAGTTCCTTGATTTCGCTTAACTTAAACAAATAGGTTCACTCCTTTGGCGTCTAGTTTCAACCCGCGCCGATATGCGGCAGCGGCGGTTGAAACGAAAGGTGAAACAAACGACGTTGTTATTATATCACAATCTTCAAGCAAGGAAAGAGTTTCTTAGGACTTGCTCTTGATGTAAGCAATAACGCCTGTTCATTCACTTATGACGCCTATTAAAAAAAATATGGAAAAAGAGTCCCGCAACGGGACTCTTTTTAAAGGAGCTGAATATAGCTTAAGGCTTATATTGCACCGCAATGTGGTCCGGAGTGATGCTGAGCTCTTTCATGACTTGATCTGCAATACTGACGGCTTGACTTCTTTCCAACTTGTTGGCCTGAACGGTTATTTTCCACTTCATCCCTTCTTGAGTAATGACCGCTTGAGGATATTCTTTCATCAGGCTCTCTTCCAAATAAGTGATCTTGGTTTCCATGTCCTGCAGCTTTTGAAGCTCTGTCTGCGCGTTCACTGCGGCCTCTTGCGTCTGCTTTGTGTCGGCCAGAATCGTCATTAGCGCTTCCACTTGTTTGGATATGCTTTCGTCACGCTTCATTTGCAGATTCACAAAATAATCGGAGCCGGAAGTCGCTTGGGCTTGGATTTGCTCCAATACCTTGGCGTCTTCTCCGCTTGCGTTCGCTTCATTCTTGGTGACGGGCTGCGCTGTCGTCGGGTCCGAACCGTCTTCCTGCTCCACTGCGGAAGGCGTATCCGTGTTCGTGCTGCTCGCTTTCGGATCGGACTTGGCGTCATCCTCGGCTGCAGGCTGCTGACTGCTACCCATCGGAGTCGCTTGAACATCGACCGTGCCCTGCGGCACACCATCCAATTGGCCTGCATTAATGATAATCTCTTTGGTTTGCGTACCGCTCGCCGTATTCAACTCCAGCTCATTAACGTCTTCCGTGAACAAATAATAGGCAGAAAGCACCACCATCAAACTGAGCATGGATACGAGCCAAATCGTTTGTCTTTTCGAGTTCATCGCTATTCCTCCTTAGGTACGTTCATCGTTATGTTTCCGCTGACAGGAAACTATTGTTTCCGCGGCAAGATGGAAATCCGGTGGGGGGGGACGCCTAAACCGCGTTCCACCGCTTCGGATATCATCTTTTTTACTGTCAAATTTTCCGCTCCTTTGGCTACGACAAGCACGCCCCGGATTGTGGGCTTGATGGTCTTGGCCACGAGCGGCTTCTTGCCTCCCGACACCTCATAGAGAACAACTTCCCCTTTACGTGAAATATCTGTAATATGCCTTTTGGTCCCTTGATGATCCTGTTCGTTCGTAATCTGCTGCGTTTCCTGGGTATTGCGTTCAACCGTAACCTCCTCCGTCGATTCAATAGTTACGAGCACTTCCACCTCGCCCACCCCAACGATTTTGGTTAAAATATCCCTGAGCTGCGACTGATAGGCCTCCTCAAATTCATAGAAGGGATTGTGCTCCTTACCGTTTGAACCAAAGGCTGGCTGCGACGGATCAGCAGGAGAAGCCCGTCCCTCGCCGATGGGATCTACCTCTTTCACTGTAATGAAAGAGTTCAGTATCATGAAAGCAGCTCCAACCAGCCCCATCAGCAGAAGCCAGCGCAAGGTCTGGATTCGTTTCGGTCCGCCGGGACCTCCGCCGAATAGACTAAAGGGCCACCTCAGTTTCTCTGCGTTGTCTCCCATCGATTTTCACCTCCTTGAGGTCTGGCTCATCTGGATCTGGATTTGCTCCCGAGAGAGCTGCCAATCTTGCTCCAGCATCAGCATGATTTGCGTTTGTTTCTGCAGCGCCTCCGGGGACGAATGTTCCCGGAGATGATCATCTGAAGCCCATACAGGCTCCTTATCTCTTCTGTTTTCGCCAATGTCAACCCGAATGCTCGAGACCGGTTCGATTGGTTTCATCGGCTTGGTCAATTCGCTGTTCTCCGCGGATTCAGATCGTCCAAGATACGCATCATTCTCGTCTGTTGGCTCAAAGTCTACGATCAAGGCCACGTGCTGAATGACAGCCTGCCCATTCTCATCCGGTATGGTGTCGACATGTACACTTTGCACCTGTACATCTGACGTCTGCTCGATCTTGCGTTTGATCAAATCGGCAACTTGGCTTTGCACCATCCGGTGAGATTGCTCCTCCTGCCTAAGACGCAGTGTCTCCGCTCTTTGCTGTATGGCGGGCAGCGGCTCCATCCGCTCCATACCGTTATCGGTCTGCCAACTCCAGGCCTTATCCTGCTTGAAGAGAGCGGAATCAAGACTCTGATCGATTTGAGCATGCTTCTCAAATAGCGATAGAAGCGGCTGCAGCAGCGTAAGCAGAAGAAACAGAGAGATAACCGTTTTGACATAGCGCTGCATCGATTGATTAGGCAGCAGCAAATCAACAAAAGTGGCGAGCAGAATAATCAGGATAACTGATTTGAGCCAGCCGCTCAGGAAGTCCAAGGCGGATCCTCCTTCCTTGTTCGGAGGATCATCGCATCATCACGGACACGTTCCCCGCCGCAATCAAGATTGTAATCGCAAAGAAAAACATGAGCCCTACCGCAGCCAACGCAGCGAATACGTAAATCAAGCTTTTTCCTATCGTTTCCAAACAAGAGATCATCGGATGATCACCTAATGGCTGCATGATTGCCGCCGAAAGATTATATATGAAGGCAAGCGCAATAATTTTTAGTGCGGGGAAGGCACACAGCACCAAAATGATGACGACCCCAGACAGACCCACCGCATTTTTGACCAAAAGGGATGCGCCAATGACGGTTTCCGAGGCGTCGGAGAACAACCTGCCTACCACCGGAACAAAATTACCTGCGATATATTTGGCCGTTCGAATGGTCACACCATCCGCAATCGCCCCTGTACCCCCTTGTACCGATATCACGCCTAAAAACACCGTAACGAATATCCCCAAACAGCCCAGACTGATCTTCCGAAGCAAATTCGCAAGCTGCGTTACTTTGTATTTGTCCGACAACGAACTTACGATGTGGAGCACGGCCGAAAAAAATAATAGTGGAAATACGACGAAATAGATCGCGGTCCCTACAGCATGAACCATGAAAATAATCAGCGGGTGCATCACAGACACTGAAACCACATTCCCCATCGAGGCCAGCAGTGTCAGGAGCAGCGGAACTACGGCAATCATGAAATGAGTCATATCCGAAATCGCCGATTTGGCGTAGCCGATCGCCAGGTTGAAACTGTTCACGGCCATTATCATCAGCACCATAAATGAGATGGCGTAAGCGATTTTGCTTACATTGTTTTTCTCAAAGGAGCTCTGAAGGGTCTCCAGCAGCATGCTGAATACCGATAGGATCACAATGGATACCAACAGCTTACCGCCATAGATCAACTCGTGAAAAAAGTAGCGCAGCATCCCGGAGAAGATTGAACTGAGGCTGATGTCTTTTGCGCCGAGAAGCAAGTCCATAAACGTAGGCGCCTGAGCGTCAGGAAAATATCCCCCATACTGCTTCATTAACTTGCTCCAATACTGTTCCACCTGATCGAGAGGAAGCCTCTCCGCTTGCTGACGGATCAGCTCCTCTACCGGTGTCGCTGCGTAGACGGTCATCCCGCAGCCCCCCGGCTTCCAGCAGCCTAAAGCGGATCCTCCGTCAACCAGCATCGCTGTTACTATAGCGATCCAGAGGAGCAGAAGCTCCGGCCGTCTAACCTTGCCACTTCCTCCGCCAAGATGCGGTCCAGTCTCAAACGACATACGTTTCTTTAGATGCAGCATAGCTTCATCTCCTGGTTCGCTTCGCCTCTCCAGCGTCCCTCATTCGGATTATGCGGGGAGCAGCTTGACCACCGTTTCGATGATGACAGATACGATCGGAATAGCCATCACCATGATGAGGATTTTGCCGGATAGCTCAATCTTAGAGGCGATTGCTTCCTGCCCCGCGTCTCTGACGACCTGCGCCCCAAATTCCGCGATATAGGCGATGCCGATAATTTTCAGTATGGTCTTTAGGAAGATCAGGTTGATATCAGCTTTGTTCGCGAGTTCCTCCAGTACCCCGATGACAGTGGATATTTTCCCTATCAGAAACAGGAAGATCGTGATTCCTGTGAAGGCAGTAAGCAAAAAGGCGAACATGGGCTTCTGCTCTTTGATGATCAGCACCAGAACCGTTGTAATCAGACCGAGCCCTACTACTTGAATGATTTCCATGGGTTTCACCTCCTCTATTGGAAGAGGAAAATCGTCTTGATCTCATTAAACAGGTTGTCTAATAAACGGACGACCATGAACAACACCACGACAAAACCGATGACTGTCACCCAATGTGCCATATCTTCCTTGCCCATCTGCTTAAGTACGGTATGAATCATGGCGATAATGATGCCGATGCCGGCAATCTGAAATATCGCGTCTACATCTACGTTCATTGGCGGCACCTCACCTAATACATCAAGATTACGACGAGTAGCCCCATCAGTACTCCCAGGCTCTTCCACATCCGCTCATACCGCTGCTGCTCCTCACGCGCGTATTCCGCTTCCCCCTGCAGTTGACTGACGGCCAGCCTGAGGTGCTTGACCTGGTCTTCTCTGTCGGTCAGCCCCAGCGTATAGCCGAGCTGCAAAAGTACCTCCCTTTCGGAGGGCTTCATGGAAGTGTGCCGCCAGCCTGACGTTACTGTCTGTTCCCAGATCGTCTGGACGGAACGCCCGTCCCGCTTCACCAGCTCAGCCGCCGTATCCAGAAACAACCTTCCCACAAGTGGTGTGCCTGAGCGTCCAATTTGCCTGAGTGCTTCCGGCAGCGGAGTAAAGCCGTATACGATTTCCGTCTCCAGCCGCTGTAAGAGCCTGATCAACTCGGAGACCTGTTTGGGCCTTCGCGATAATTGAGATGCTTGGTAAAATCCCAAGAGGGTGCCCGCCAGCAGAATTAGCATGGCGCCAAGCAGCTTCAGCATTCGGGATTCCTTCTTTTACTCTCTCTCATAAGGTCATCCCCCCCCCTCTCAAGGCAAGCCTTACATCCAACCGGTTACCTTCCTTGTCGAACACAGCCGTTTCTGGCCCCGGAGACGCAGTTCCCGCCTTGCGGTATAAAACTACGAATCGGTCAAACACGCCTGCTTCCATCAACTCCCGCAGGATCGGCCTTCGTTTCACATCCTCGATATCCCGGCCATGTGCGGTCGCTACAACGCTGATTCCAGCATGCAGCGCTTCATGAATGGCGCTTGCATCCTCAGACCGCCCGATTTCATCGGCGATTAGCACTTCCGGCGACATCGAACGGATCATCATCATCATGCCTTCCGCCTTGGGGCATCCGTCGAGCACATCGGTTCGGGGGCCTACGTCAAAAGTCGGTACGCCTTTCACACAGGCTGCGATCTCGGAGCGTTCGTCTACGATACCGACTTTGCAGCTTCTGTATGGTCTTCCCGATTCATTTTCCTTGCCGCCGGAACTTAGGAGACGGGCCAGATCCCGAATGAATGTGGTCTTGCCTTGCTGCGGCGGAGAAATGACCAGCGTTCGATAAACCCGCCCTTCTCTTGTCTCCAGCAAGTAAGGCAAGACGCCTGCAGCAGCCCGCTTCCACTCTCGGGCAAGCCGAATGTTGAATCCGCTGATGTCTTTGATATATTTCACTTTGCCCTGCTCAACCACCGTGCGGCCGGAAAGACCGATTCGATGTCCGCCAGCCACGGTAATGAAACCCCTCTTCAACTCTTCCTCAAAGGTGTACATCGAATGCTGTGTTAAGAGCTCCAGCAGCGTTGCGCAGTCCTTATGCGTTGGCCGATATGCTTGTTCGGCGTCCGGGGTCAAGCCGCCCTTTTCGGAAACAAAACTGTACCCCGCGCTCCATATGACCTCAAGCGGACGCGATTCGCGAATGCGGATCTCTTGTAATTCAGTTTGAATTCGCGTTGGTAGAGTTGATAGAATGTGCCGCACAGGTGCCGACAAAAACGGTAATACCGAACCGATCAAAACCCATCCCCCCATATTGCAACTGGTACGGCGGTGTCTCCGGCGTCAGTCGTCAACAATCTTGCGATGGTTACGACGTTATTTCAATAAGCTGTCCATCTACTACAATCATGTGTATGCCTCACCTAGTGAAATATGACAGTTTACTTTTTTAAGATTCCGATAAAAATGCAGCTGACTCCCGCCATCACCCACAGCATTTTGCCTACCGAAAGCTTATCCGCCATCCCTACCAGCCCAATCGTCGTCGTCGTTAACAGTACGAACGGCCCTACGAGGGCAAGCCCCGAGTTCACGAGCAGCGCTTTCTCAATCTGATTGAAGCGGAGCATGAGCATGGCCGCGGCGATCTCGATACTCCCTGAAACAATTCGGATCATGGCCATACTGAGCACTATCTTGTTCAACATCGACATCTATCTCACCTCATCCATTGGTTTCTATATCCATCCTATGCGGGCTCGTCTTATTTTAGGAATGCTGGGCACACCCCAAAGCCATCAAGCTAAGAAATTAATACACCCCAAAAACGAAAAAAAGCTATTCTTTTTGTAAATAAAGGATGGCTTTTTTTTCGTTTTGGGGGTATTCGAAAATTTTAGTTTGATGGGCATGTGGCTTCCCCTACTTTGTTGCCCGGCGCAAATATGATGAAGCGCTGAAAGCGGTGCCGGAGGCCAAAGGCAATCCGGAAACGGTTGCGGCCCAAGGACTGGCGTATTGCAACCAGCTCTTTGCGATTGAACGAGAGCTTATAGAGGCTACACCGGAAGAACGTCACAAGGCCCGGGCAGAGTGAAGCCGTCCGGTACTGGATGCTTACCAGGTGTGGTTACGCCAGTAGAAATCCCGGACGATGCCCAAAAGCCTGATCGGCCAAGCGATTGCGTGCAGCCAGAATCAGTGGGAGAAGCTGACCGCGTTCCTGAAAGACGGGGTGCCGCGGCTCCCCGTGGAGTATTCGCAAACAGCCAATTTTTGCGACCGATCGCAAACGGCTTGATTGACCGTTCTCTACGGTTATTGTCGATCTCAACAAGCCCACAAAGCCCAGTAATAGTTTAATCGTTAATCGGAGAAACAAGGTTTCGCCCCCTTTCTATTGCTGGGATATGAAGCATTAACATAAATTCTTGTTGCAGGTTATATCATCGGTGAAAGCAGGCGCGCTCCTTGCTCCATTATGCGCTGTGGAAGTGAGCGATGCAGCAAATCCTCAATTCGCATCGGCACAGAATCGGTGAGATCTCGTTCGAATTGCTTTGTGAGCTCCCTAGCCACATCGGTAC
This genomic window contains:
- the accC gene encoding acetyl-CoA carboxylase biotin carboxylase subunit, with the translated sequence MKFHKILIANRGEIAVRIIRACRELGISTVAVYSEADRESLHVRLADEAYCIGPTPSKDSYLNYTNLMTVATLTETDAIHPGYGFLAENADFAEICESCNITFIGPSPDAISRMGDKSVAKQTMRDAGVPVIPGSDGLVEDMDEAIRISREIGYPVIIKATAGGGGKGIRLAENEEMLIQQITTAQQEAQNAFGNAGVYLEKYLTEMKHVEIQVLADKHGNVVHLGERDCSVQRRRQKLVEEAPCPILTPEIRERMGEAAVRAAKAVAYSGAGTLEFLLGTDGQFYFMEMNTRIQVEHPVTELITGIDIIKEMIRVAEGAPLSFSQEDVKINGWAIECRINAEDPERNFMPSAGQIQFYLPPGGFGVRVDSAAYPGYTISPHYDSMIAKLIVWGTDRDEAIQRMKRALSEFTIEGIHSTIPFHLKLLEHKKFLAGDFDIKFLEEHDVNDPNS
- the accB gene encoding acetyl-CoA carboxylase biotin carboxyl carrier protein, whose protein sequence is MFKLSEIKELIKLVDQTSLQELEIENEGSRLLIRKPNKTEQVVVTAAPVAHAYAPAAVPQPAPSAPAAAANIPATEKPAAADSGLHTIVSPMVGTFYESPSPQAAPFVSKGSAVKEKTIVCILEAMKLMNEIEAEVKGEIVEVLVENGQLVEYGQPLFLVKPE
- a CDS encoding SpoIIIAH-like family protein, producing MNSKRQTIWLVSMLSLMVVLSAYYLFTEDVNELELNTASGTQTKEIIINAGQLDGVPQGTVDVQATPMGSSQQPAAEDDAKSDPKASSTNTDTPSAVEQEDGSDPTTAQPVTKNEANASGEDAKVLEQIQAQATSGSDYFVNLQMKRDESISKQVEALMTILADTKQTQEAAVNAQTELQKLQDMETKITYLEESLMKEYPQAVITQEGMKWKITVQANKLERSQAVSIADQVMKELSITPDHIAVQYKP
- the spoIIIAG gene encoding stage III sporulation protein AG, producing the protein MGDNAEKLRWPFSLFGGGPGGPKRIQTLRWLLLMGLVGAAFMILNSFITVKEVDPIGEGRASPADPSQPAFGSNGKEHNPFYEFEEAYQSQLRDILTKIVGVGEVEVLVTIESTEEVTVERNTQETQQITNEQDHQGTKRHITDISRKGEVVLYEVSGGKKPLVAKTIKPTIRGVLVVAKGAENLTVKKMISEAVERGLGVPPHRISILPRKQ
- the spoIIIAF gene encoding stage III sporulation protein AF, whose protein sequence is MDFLSGWLKSVILIILLATFVDLLLPNQSMQRYVKTVISLFLLLTLLQPLLSLFEKHAQIDQSLDSALFKQDKAWSWQTDNGMERMEPLPAIQQRAETLRLRQEEQSHRMVQSQVADLIKRKIEQTSDVQVQSVHVDTIPDENGQAVIQHVALIVDFEPTDENDAYLGRSESAENSELTKPMKPIEPVSSIRVDIGENRRDKEPVWASDDHLREHSSPEALQKQTQIMLMLEQDWQLSREQIQIQMSQTSRR
- the spoIIIAE gene encoding stage III sporulation protein AE, whose product is MLHLKKRMSFETGPHLGGGSGKVRRPELLLLWIAIVTAMLVDGGSALGCWKPGGCGMTVYAATPVEELIRQQAERLPLDQVEQYWSKLMKQYGGYFPDAQAPTFMDLLLGAKDISLSSIFSGMLRYFFHELIYGGKLLVSIVILSVFSMLLETLQSSFEKNNVSKIAYAISFMVLMIMAVNSFNLAIGYAKSAISDMTHFMIAVVPLLLTLLASMGNVVSVSVMHPLIIFMVHAVGTAIYFVVFPLLFFSAVLHIVSSLSDKYKVTQLANLLRKISLGCLGIFVTVFLGVISVQGGTGAIADGVTIRTAKYIAGNFVPVVGRLFSDASETVIGASLLVKNAVGLSGVVIILVLCAFPALKIIALAFIYNLSAAIMQPLGDHPMISCLETIGKSLIYVFAALAAVGLMFFFAITILIAAGNVSVMMR
- the spoIIIAD gene encoding stage III sporulation protein AD → MEIIQVVGLGLITTVLVLIIKEQKPMFAFLLTAFTGITIFLFLIGKISTVIGVLEELANKADINLIFLKTILKIIGIAYIAEFGAQVVRDAGQEAIASKIELSGKILIMVMAIPIVSVIIETVVKLLPA
- the spoIIIAC gene encoding stage III sporulation protein AC, with the protein product MNVDVDAIFQIAGIGIIIAMIHTVLKQMGKEDMAHWVTVIGFVVVLFMVVRLLDNLFNEIKTIFLFQ
- the spoIIIAB gene encoding stage III sporulation protein SpoIIIAB, with product MLKLLGAMLILLAGTLLGFYQASQLSRRPKQVSELIRLLQRLETEIVYGFTPLPEALRQIGRSGTPLVGRLFLDTAAELVKRDGRSVQTIWEQTVTSGWRHTSMKPSEREVLLQLGYTLGLTDREDQVKHLRLAVSQLQGEAEYAREEQQRYERMWKSLGVLMGLLVVILMY
- the spoIIIAA gene encoding stage III sporulation protein AA, encoding MIGSVLPFLSAPVRHILSTLPTRIQTELQEIRIRESRPLEVIWSAGYSFVSEKGGLTPDAEQAYRPTHKDCATLLELLTQHSMYTFEEELKRGFITVAGGHRIGLSGRTVVEQGKVKYIKDISGFNIRLAREWKRAAAGVLPYLLETREGRVYRTLVISPPQQGKTTFIRDLARLLSSGGKENESGRPYRSCKVGIVDERSEIAACVKGVPTFDVGPRTDVLDGCPKAEGMMMMIRSMSPEVLIADEIGRSEDASAIHEALHAGISVVATAHGRDIEDVKRRPILRELMEAGVFDRFVVLYRKAGTASPGPETAVFDKEGNRLDVRLALRGGGMTL
- a CDS encoding YqhV family protein — protein: MLNKIVLSMAMIRIVSGSIEIAAAMLMLRFNQIEKALLVNSGLALVGPFVLLTTTTIGLVGMADKLSVGKMLWVMAGVSCIFIGILKK
- a CDS encoding IS66 family transposase encodes the protein MPEAKGNPETVAAQGLAYCNQLFAIERELIEATPEERHKARAE